The Populus alba chromosome 4, ASM523922v2, whole genome shotgun sequence genome contains a region encoding:
- the LOC118038979 gene encoding probable apyrase 4 isoform X2: MDFSALQARPSTAAYFPLHRTQLHPRMHSFSSPYPPQQQSTKSQKTHKLLALLATLLTIPFLFYLFSTARKIHHSSKFSNPNTRFFSVVIDSGRAGCRVRVYQLLGEGNLGFSNGQLPLVTGSMKVRPGLAGFAEDPDNAGGLIEGLVEFAKKRVPRRDWGNAGVQLMVRGEEMVGLEGKLKERILEACRKVLRGSGLAFKDEWARVIEEEERGVYSWVAVNYVHGTMGSEPHKTTGMVELGGNSLQITFASREAAQVQSSRRIKLAGVAYNLQAQSLPNFGQDIAWESLHEWHSSRDMNSSLVYRDGFVGNPCIPKGYEMTYNISDPKLLLSHGAGNFTACRLEVLALLKSRQEKCLSPPCNIVSPFFMELQSKPLSQNNVFYASEFFGLVPRVSLVELEAAGKHYCEDDWDKLKDQHHSIDDLDLLRYCFSSAYTVALLHDSLGVSMNDTSQCWSPLNRKSITLMRLLETSQ; this comes from the exons ATGGATTTCTCAGCCCTTCAGGCCAGACCTTCCACAGCGGCCTACTTCCCACTCCACCGGACCCAATTACACCCACGCATGCACTCTTTCTCTTCGCCCTACCCACCACAGCAACAAAGCACCAAATCCCAAAAAACCCACAAATTGTTAGCCCTTTTAGCCACCCTTTTGACCATCCCTTtccttttttaccttttttctaCTGCCCGAAAGATCCACCATTCCTCCAAATTTTCCAACCCTAATACCCGTTTTTTTAGTGTTGTTATTGATTCGGGACGGGCCGGGTGTAGAGTCCGGGTCTATCAGTTGTTGGGGGAGGGGAATTTAGGTTTTAGTAATGGGCAGTTGCCATTGGTTACTGGGTCAATGAAGGTGAGGCCTGGATTGGCTGGGTTTGCGGAGGACCCAGATAATGCGGGTGGGTTGATTGAGGGGTTGGTTGAGTTTGCCAAAAAGAGAGTTCCGAGGAGGGACTGGGGGAATGCCGGGGTGCAGTTGATGGTTAGGGGTGAGGAAATGGTGGGGTTGGAAGGGAAGTTGAAAGAGAGGATTCTGGAGGCGTGTAGGAAGGTTTTGAGAGGGTCTGGGCTTGCATTTAAGGACGAATGGGCGCGTGTTATTGAAG aagaagaaaggggtgTTTATTCCTGGGTTGCTGTTAACTATGTTCACGGAACCATGGGAAGTGAACCTCACAAAACTACTGGGATGGTTGAGCTTGGTGGCAATTCTTTGCAG ATTACATTTGCCTCAAGAGAAGCAGCACAAGTGCAATCTTCACGAAGGATAAAACTGGCTGGAGTTGCTTACAACCTTCAGGCACAAAGCTTACCAAATTTTGGCCAG GACATAGCATGGGAATCACTGCATGAATGGCACAGCTCTAGAGATATGAATTCAT CGTTGGTTTATAGGGATGGGTTTGTTGGTAACCCTTGCATTCCCAAAGGATATGAGATGACATATAATATAAGTGACCCAAAGCTTCTGCTGTCTCATGGAGCTGGAAACTTCACTGCATGCAGGCTTGAAGTTTTGGCATTGTTGAAGAGCAGACAAG AGAAATGCTTGAGTCCTCCTTGTAACATTGTCTCCCCTTTTTTCATGGAGCTACAAAGCAAGCCTCTTTCTCAAAACAACGTGTTCTATGCTTCCGAG TTTTTTGGGCTGGTTCCTAGGGTTTCTTTGGTTGAACTAGAGGCAGCTGGGAAACACTACTGTGAAGATGACTGGGATAAACTGAAAGATCAGCATCATAGCATCGATGATTTGGATCTGTTGAGATATTGTTTCTCTTCTGCCTACACGGTAGCTCTGCTGCACGACAGCCTTGGAGTATCAATGAATGATACAAG